GATCAGCAGTACCGCATCGCAGGGGCATTTTGTGTTCGACAAGTATGTGACCATGCAGCTGGTAGCCTACTTTTTAGGATTTATCGCTGTAGGGTTTATCCTCCTTATCGACTATAAGATTTTTGAGAATTGGGAAAAACCTCTATATATCGTATCCGTGCTGCTTCTGCTCACCGTATATATTCCCGGACTGGGCGTGGAGCAATACGGTTCCCGGGCGTGGATCAATCTTGGAATTATGTATTTCCAGCCGTCTGAAATTGTCAAAATTACCTTCGTGATTCTTTTGGCGCTGTATTTCTGCCGCAATCACGACACGTTATGGAGCTATAAGGGAGTCATTATGTCGGCGCTTTATGCCTCCCCGTTTATCCTGATCGTTTTAAAAGAAGATTTGGGCGGCGCCATCGTACTCTGTTTTATTTGGCTTGCCATGGTCTTTTATGCGGGAATCGACTACAGGATACTGGGAAAGTTCGCCGTTATATTTACCCTTTGTCTTCCCCTCGTATACCGTTTTATGGCGTCTCATCAAAAGGAAAGAATTGATGCTTTTCTTCATCCTTCCAATCTGGAACTGGGAGGAAATTATCAAGTATGGCAGTCCAAGGTCGCCATTGGTTCAGGCGGTTTTTTCGGCAAGGGATTATTTCAGGGAACTCAAAAGGAGCTGAAATTTTTACCCGTACAAAAATCTGATTTTATTTTTTCCGTAATTGTTGAGGAGCTGGGTATGATCGGAGGTGCTGTTATTATCGGTCTGTATACGCTGTTTTTATACAGGATTGCAAAGATTGCCTATAATGCCAAAGATCACTTGGGAGCGCTCATCGCGGTAGGTTTTATCGGGATGTTTGGTTTTCAGATCTTTGAGAACATAGCCATGACCATGGGGCTCATGCCGGTTACCGGCATCACGCTTCCGTTTATCAGCTACGGCGGTTCCTCGGTGCTGGCAAATATGATTGCTCTGGGCCTGATTCTGAATGTAGGGATCCGAAGTAAAATTATTAACTTTTAAATAATGTGCTAATGTGCAAAAAAATACAGGCGGTTCTTTACCTCCTGTATTTTTTTATTCTGCATTTTTACCTTTTTATTTTTATTATTCACACTGTTCGGAACCGATGATCCTTTCCACAATGTGTTTAAAGTTTTCTTCTATGTAAGTTCCTTTTTTCAATACGACCGGTATACCATTATTGGCGGCAATGTGGATATTATCGTCATACTGGATGATCCCAGCCATCGGCGGCTTTAATATGTCGTTGATTTCACTGATATTCGGCACGACCCCCAGCGTCATTAAATCTGCTTTTACCTTGTTTACAACATACATTCTTTCCCGTATTCCAAGCTCGTGCAGCACCCGGTCAAGCGTGTCCGCATCTCGCACCGCTACATGCTCCGGCGTGGTAATGATGAGCCCCATATCCGCACCGGCAGCGGCCAGCTTCAGACCATCCCCGATACCGGCAGGAGCATCCACCAAGATATAGTCAAACCGTTCTTTCAGCTTCTCACAGAGTATTTTCATATGTAAAGGGGTCAAATCCCCCTTGTCCTTATGATGAGCTGCCGAAATTAAATAGAGTTCTTCAAACCGCCGATCCCGTATAAGAGCCTGTTTAATTCGGCATAATCCTGTCAAGGCATCTGCTATATCATAGACAACTTTATTTTCAAGGCCCAGACACAAGTCCAGATTGCGCAGTCCCATGTCCATATCAATGAGCACGACTTTATATCCCTTTTGCGCTAATGCGGCACCGGCGTTGGTAGTAAAAACAGTTTTTCCTACACCGCCCTTTCCTGATGCTATCAAAATAACTTTGCCCATGTTTTATTGCCTCCTAGTTTATTGTATTGTTGTATTTAAGTCAAAATCCTCGTAAGTCTTATCTAACTGCAAATATTTGCCTATTACTTCACGAGCCACAGGGCCGGCATATCCTGCCGTACCGCCCTGAACAATCATGACCGCCACGGCTATTTTAGGATGATCCGCAGGTGCCATGGTCAATACCCAGGCAAAGTTATCATAATTGCTCTTATACGCATCTATTTTTTCATAATTCACAGTACCATTGCTTAGATTGATCACAGCCTGTCTGATTGCTCCGTCTTTCGTTCTGTAGGTATCCGGTTCTTTTTTCATCAAACGGTTCATTTCATTCTCTACTTGATCAAAGGACAGCTTCGGATTGATCTGCCTTAAATGCTGTTTAATATAGGCCACCTCATCCGGTGGATGCATTTTGCCGGAGCGCTCCGCCGTACCGGACTTTCCGGCCACTTCAACAGGGAAATTGCCAAAAATGCCCTTTAAGCTTCCCTTTGGCCCGTTTGCCACCAGCTTCATTCCCTCAATGATCTGATCTAAATGCCTGTCATCCGTCAGCTTGACCTTCGTTCCCGGCTCCTTTTCAATAGGCTTCTGTCCTTCAATCGCTTTAATCAGGCTGACCTTATTGTGCACCCCTTCATTTCCTATAGTGGCCACATAATTAGCCATTTGAAGCGGTGTATAAGAGTTTTCACCCTGGCCGATAGCGATGTTGAATTCATCACCCAAAGTCCAATCCGCATAATTAAAATAGGTATATTTACATAAATCTGCCAGAGAATCGATCATATTCTCTTTTACGCCCAGATTCATCTTGGTAAGCCTGTCGACGATCTGATTCTTGGTAGGATTTTCTTCTGTCCAGCCGACAATCGTATCAATGCTTTTCGCCAGCTTGTCTTCGTCCTTTACCACATTTCCCCGGAAATATTTTTCAGCCTTGCTTTTCAAATCGAGTTTCAGGCTGGTTTTCATCTGTTCCATTTTCTTTTCAGCAGTCGGAACGCCTACCACCCGCTCCGGGATCTCAATTCCGGTGGGCTTCCCCAGTCCATACTGCTCCGCATAAGAAGTAATCACATCAATACTTATAGGTGTGCGGTACCCCAGGCTGACGCCCTTATAATAATCCTTCCCCGTGGCGATGTCATAAAAATAGTAGTTACAGGATACCTCCAAGGCTTCGGCCAGATTAATGTTTCCGTGAGAGCCTCCGTTCTTATGCCAGATCAGGCAGGCATACGGTCTGTTTCCCACCATGATGCGGCCGCCGTCATGAAGTTTTCTATAAGGATCCAAGCCGCTTTCCAAAGCGGCTGTAGCAGTGACCATTTTAAAAGTGGAGCCCGGCTGTACCGGCGTCATGGTCGCTACATTATATAAAGGGGCAGGTGCCATATAATCTCTTGGATTCTGACTCTGAAGCGCATTCCAGTCTTCCTTGCTGATTCCCGCCGCAAAGAGATTCGGGTCGAAATCCGGTTCACTGGCCATAGCCAGTACATCTCCGGTCTCTACTTCAATGGCAACAACCGCTCCTACGTTTGCGTTTCTATAGGCTTTGGAATAATGATAATTGCCGTACTGACTTTGGAAGGTCCCTCCCACTTGAATCTGTTTCAACGCTTGTTTCAATGCGTCCTCGGCAGTTTTCTGCAATTCCAGATCAACAGTCAGATAAACATCCTTTCCCTTTTCCGGTTCTGTCTCGCTGATGGTCCGCACCAGTTCACCCACCGCATTTACCTGAACGTTTTTAGAACCATCTTTTCCTTTCAAGGTGGTTTCATAAGCACTTTCTATTCCCTCTTTGCCTATCAGGTCGTTGGAGTTATAGCCTAATTTATCTACGTAATATTCTTTATCGCTTTCCGAAATTTGTCCCAGATACCCAATGATATGGGATGCCGCATTGGCATTTGGATAGTACCTCATGGTTTCCGAAACGACCTTTACCTGCGGAAGCTCTGCGCTTCTCTCTTCCACTTCAACAATCGTGTTGTCCGAAATACCTTTTGCAATGTCCGCCGGCAGATACTTTCTAAAGCCCATAGCTTTGATCTCATTTCTGATGACCATGATTTTCCTGGCCTGTTCGTTGGAAAGCATCGGATCAATATTAAAATAGGTCCGTAATTGGTAAAAAGCTTCCTTTGCTGAAAGATCTGTCTTCTTTGCCTTTTTTTCTGTCAGGGTCTTTTGGTCCAGCTTATATCTTCCAAGAAAGCTCTGTTTATCCTGCTCCTTGGTAAATTCCATATTCTTTACAGAAATAGGCGGATAAATTTTATATACGTTCTGCAATTCAGTCTGCGCCTCGTATCGATCTAAAGATTCATCCACCTCATATCGAATTCGCAGTTCATTAAAGGCCTTCCGTGCCGTAAAGTTCGTGGGCATTTCCTGCTCTGACAACCATTCCTTTATATCATTATCATACGTATAAGAAAATTTATTTCCATTGATGATAATGGGCAGGTTATCAAAGTATTGTTCATTATTTTTTTCTAATATCCGAACGACCTCACTGCAGACCCGGTTCAATTCCTTATCGGTAGATTCCCCTGCGTTGATCTGCAATGTAAAAGCCTGTTTATTTCCGGCGATGACTCTCCCGTACCGGTCAAGGATTTCGCCTCTCGGTGCCTTTGTATAAATACTCTTGGTACTGATACTGGTTGCCTGCTCTTTCCATTCCTCATTCTGCATGACTGTCAAAATAAACAATCGGCAAAACAGGACGATCATGAGTATGATGATCACCAAGACGATCTGACCGTATCTTGATTTTAACGCTTTTTCCATATTAAATACCTGTCATTTCTATATTTAACTACTCGCTTTATAAAAATTAAGTACAATATGAATACAATTGCCGAATTGTAGAGGATATATATCGGCTGCAGCTTCAGCCAATAAGTCAGGGAATAAATGCTGCCAAAGCCTGCACTTATTATGAAATACAAAAAATTATATATCAACGTTGACCCTACCGAAACAATTATAATCGAAGCAATATTTTCTTTGTTAATATTTTCCCTCATGTTGATCGCTATCAAGCTGACTATTAAGTAAGAAAATGCTGCTACACCCACATACTGTGCCATACATAAATCCATAAGCAGACCAAAAACTACTCCCAAAATAAGTCCGTTGAAATCCTCATATAAAAAAGAAAAAATCACCACCAGACACAAAATTAAATTTGGAGTAGCTCCATGGATTGAAAACAGATTCAACACGGTTCCCTGTAATAAAAAAGCAATGAAAAAAATGATGGCAGCAAATCTCATTTTCATATGATAACCGCCACCTTCTGTAAGCTTTTAAAGGAAACACTCGGTTCAATCTTTACCGTTTTAAGTTGTGTATCACTGTTATATTCTACGGATCGAATTTTACCGATCTTAATCCCTGCCGGATATAATCCCATATTAGAAGTAACTAAAGAATCTCCTTCCATGACGCTTGCCTTATTGTCCAGCATAAATCCCGACAGGGAGCCCTGACTGTCTCCAGATACGATGC
This region of Aminipila luticellarii genomic DNA includes:
- the mreD gene encoding rod shape-determining protein MreD, whose protein sequence is MKMRFAAIIFFIAFLLQGTVLNLFSIHGATPNLILCLVVIFSFLYEDFNGLILGVVFGLLMDLCMAQYVGVAAFSYLIVSLIAINMRENINKENIASIIIVSVGSTLIYNFLYFIISAGFGSIYSLTYWLKLQPIYILYNSAIVFILYLIFIKRVVKYRNDRYLIWKKR
- a CDS encoding penicillin-binding transpeptidase domain-containing protein, encoding MEKALKSRYGQIVLVIIILMIVLFCRLFILTVMQNEEWKEQATSISTKSIYTKAPRGEILDRYGRVIAGNKQAFTLQINAGESTDKELNRVCSEVVRILEKNNEQYFDNLPIIINGNKFSYTYDNDIKEWLSEQEMPTNFTARKAFNELRIRYEVDESLDRYEAQTELQNVYKIYPPISVKNMEFTKEQDKQSFLGRYKLDQKTLTEKKAKKTDLSAKEAFYQLRTYFNIDPMLSNEQARKIMVIRNEIKAMGFRKYLPADIAKGISDNTIVEVEERSAELPQVKVVSETMRYYPNANAASHIIGYLGQISESDKEYYVDKLGYNSNDLIGKEGIESAYETTLKGKDGSKNVQVNAVGELVRTISETEPEKGKDVYLTVDLELQKTAEDALKQALKQIQVGGTFQSQYGNYHYSKAYRNANVGAVVAIEVETGDVLAMASEPDFDPNLFAAGISKEDWNALQSQNPRDYMAPAPLYNVATMTPVQPGSTFKMVTATAALESGLDPYRKLHDGGRIMVGNRPYACLIWHKNGGSHGNINLAEALEVSCNYYFYDIATGKDYYKGVSLGYRTPISIDVITSYAEQYGLGKPTGIEIPERVVGVPTAEKKMEQMKTSLKLDLKSKAEKYFRGNVVKDEDKLAKSIDTIVGWTEENPTKNQIVDRLTKMNLGVKENMIDSLADLCKYTYFNYADWTLGDEFNIAIGQGENSYTPLQMANYVATIGNEGVHNKVSLIKAIEGQKPIEKEPGTKVKLTDDRHLDQIIEGMKLVANGPKGSLKGIFGNFPVEVAGKSGTAERSGKMHPPDEVAYIKQHLRQINPKLSFDQVENEMNRLMKKEPDTYRTKDGAIRQAVINLSNGTVNYEKIDAYKSNYDNFAWVLTMAPADHPKIAVAVMIVQGGTAGYAGPVAREVIGKYLQLDKTYEDFDLNTTIQ
- the minD gene encoding septum site-determining protein MinD, encoding MGKVILIASGKGGVGKTVFTTNAGAALAQKGYKVVLIDMDMGLRNLDLCLGLENKVVYDIADALTGLCRIKQALIRDRRFEELYLISAAHHKDKGDLTPLHMKILCEKLKERFDYILVDAPAGIGDGLKLAAAGADMGLIITTPEHVAVRDADTLDRVLHELGIRERMYVVNKVKADLMTLGVVPNISEINDILKPPMAGIIQYDDNIHIAANNGIPVVLKKGTYIEENFKHIVERIIGSEQCE
- the rodA gene encoding rod shape-determining protein RodA, producing the protein MKYFWNLFKNIDKILVFLPLCFAAISIMMISSTASQGHFVFDKYVTMQLVAYFLGFIAVGFILLIDYKIFENWEKPLYIVSVLLLLTVYIPGLGVEQYGSRAWINLGIMYFQPSEIVKITFVILLALYFCRNHDTLWSYKGVIMSALYASPFILIVLKEDLGGAIVLCFIWLAMVFYAGIDYRILGKFAVIFTLCLPLVYRFMASHQKERIDAFLHPSNLELGGNYQVWQSKVAIGSGGFFGKGLFQGTQKELKFLPVQKSDFIFSVIVEELGMIGGAVIIGLYTLFLYRIAKIAYNAKDHLGALIAVGFIGMFGFQIFENIAMTMGLMPVTGITLPFISYGGSSVLANMIALGLILNVGIRSKIINF